One Microlunatus soli genomic window carries:
- a CDS encoding DNA cytosine methyltransferase has protein sequence MADEAAAFRFIDLFAGLGGFHVALRQLGGVGVFAAEWDATLNALYKVNFDIQPWGDVDDLEDEAAIAQEVPEHDVLTAGFPCQPFSKAGEQLGFGHTLQGKLFFKVLAILKEKRPRRFILENVPNILRHQNGDTLGIIRKELEDLGYAVDVHKYSPHEFGVPQIRERAYFVGSLDGLGGYKWPTPSRQKTDIGSVLDRRAKPVREIPIQTLQAIDMWDDFLKRAPKSLKLPSFPIWSMEFRATYPYEDATPPAIWKELGPRDLDHALGSFGFELKGLTQADQSVLLPSHARRTTDLKFPSWKQAFIRQNRQFYSANIKWIDPWLDEWKPWNLSSSLQKFEWNVQGGRRRIDSYVLQVRASGIRAKRTSTAPSLIAMTHTQVPILGKDIVGIRRYMTPAECAALQSLGPISLPDGDLRAYKALGNAVNAEVVRAIAEPLLCGLDQPSVGMESSRHSAA, from the coding sequence ATGGCCGACGAGGCGGCAGCCTTCCGGTTCATCGACCTGTTCGCCGGGCTCGGGGGCTTCCACGTCGCGTTGCGACAGCTTGGCGGCGTCGGCGTGTTCGCGGCCGAGTGGGATGCAACGCTGAACGCTTTATACAAGGTCAATTTTGATATCCAGCCTTGGGGCGACGTCGACGATTTGGAGGACGAAGCAGCGATTGCTCAAGAGGTTCCCGAGCATGACGTTCTTACGGCGGGCTTTCCCTGTCAGCCATTTTCGAAGGCCGGTGAGCAACTTGGATTCGGCCACACGCTTCAGGGTAAGCTGTTCTTCAAAGTGCTTGCGATTCTGAAGGAGAAGCGACCCCGTCGCTTCATCCTTGAGAACGTGCCGAACATACTGCGTCACCAAAACGGCGATACTCTTGGCATTATTCGTAAGGAACTCGAAGACCTCGGCTACGCAGTCGATGTGCACAAATACTCGCCGCACGAATTCGGCGTGCCCCAGATTCGGGAACGAGCGTATTTCGTAGGTTCGCTCGATGGACTCGGTGGGTATAAGTGGCCGACCCCCTCCCGGCAGAAGACGGATATCGGCAGCGTTTTGGATAGGCGGGCGAAGCCAGTCCGAGAAATCCCGATTCAGACATTGCAGGCCATTGACATGTGGGACGACTTTCTAAAGCGCGCTCCGAAGTCGTTGAAATTGCCGTCTTTCCCTATATGGTCAATGGAGTTTCGGGCAACGTATCCCTACGAGGACGCCACGCCCCCGGCGATCTGGAAGGAGCTAGGGCCGCGCGATTTGGATCACGCCCTAGGCAGTTTCGGGTTCGAACTGAAAGGGCTGACGCAGGCCGATCAGTCTGTTCTCCTTCCGAGCCATGCGCGTCGAACGACAGATCTCAAGTTCCCCTCATGGAAACAAGCCTTCATCCGCCAAAACCGACAGTTCTACTCGGCTAATATAAAATGGATCGATCCGTGGCTCGACGAGTGGAAGCCGTGGAATCTTTCGTCGAGCCTTCAGAAGTTCGAGTGGAACGTGCAGGGCGGCCGACGACGGATTGACAGCTACGTTCTGCAAGTGCGAGCTTCGGGTATCCGGGCAAAGCGGACTTCCACTGCTCCAAGTCTCATCGCCATGACGCACACCCAGGTCCCGATCCTCGGTAAAGATATTGTCGGCATTCGTCGCTATATGACACCGGCAGAGTGCGCCGCGCTCCAGAGCCTGGGCCCGATCTCCCTTCCCGATGGCGATCTGCGCGCATATAAGGCGCTCGGCAACGCTGTCAACGCCGAGGTAGTACGTGCGATCGCTGAGCCGCTCCTCTGTGGTCTTGACCAGCCCTCAGTAGGTATGGAGAGCAGTCGGCACTCTGCCGCATAA